Proteins from a single region of Fusobacterium gonidiaformans ATCC 25563:
- the asrB gene encoding anaerobic sulfite reductase subunit AsrB, translated as MCKCSNPYIPFSAEIIEIVKHTEIEWTFRAKLDSSSVKPGQFYEISLPKYGESPISVSGIGENFVDFTIRNVGKVTKELFEFQVGDFFLVRGPYGNGFEIENYKGRDLVIVAGGSGLAPVRGIIEYVYAHKEEFTSFQLIVGFKSPKDILFKQDLEKWSKTLNILVTVDGAEEGYQGATGLVTKYIPKLQFQDIQKVSSVVVGPPMMMKFSVAEFLKLGMLEKNIWVSYERKMHCGVGKCGHCKMDATYICLDGPVFDYEFAKNLVD; from the coding sequence AATCGTAAAACATACAGAAATCGAATGGACTTTTCGGGCAAAATTAGATTCTTCTTCCGTAAAACCTGGTCAGTTTTATGAAATTTCATTACCGAAATACGGAGAAAGTCCTATTTCTGTTTCTGGAATCGGAGAAAATTTTGTAGATTTTACAATTAGAAATGTAGGAAAAGTAACAAAAGAGTTATTTGAATTTCAAGTAGGAGATTTTTTTCTAGTGCGTGGTCCTTATGGAAATGGCTTTGAAATAGAAAATTATAAAGGAAGAGATTTAGTCATTGTTGCAGGAGGAAGTGGGTTGGCTCCTGTAAGAGGTATTATAGAATATGTTTATGCTCATAAAGAAGAATTTACATCTTTTCAACTCATTGTTGGATTCAAATCTCCAAAAGATATCTTATTCAAACAAGATTTAGAAAAGTGGTCAAAAACTCTAAATATTTTAGTAACCGTAGATGGAGCAGAAGAAGGATACCAAGGTGCAACCGGTCTAGTTACCAAATATATTCCAAAATTACAATTTCAAGATATTCAAAAAGTTTCTTCTGTGGTAGTAGGACCTCCTATGATGATGAAATTTTCTGTTGCAGAATTCTTAAAATTGGGAATGTTAGAAAAAAATATCTGGGTTTCTTATGAAAGAAAAATGCATTGTGGTGTTGGAAAATGTGGACATTGTAAGATGGATGCTACTTATATCTGTTTAGATGGTCCTGTCTTTGATTATGAATTTGCCAAAAATTTAGTAGACTAG
- the asrC gene encoding sulfite reductase subunit C, with product MLRDINTKKVMKNAYRITKHKYKTALRVRVPGGLIDPDSLMIISKISTEYGDGQIHITTRQGFEILGIDMENMPEVNQLIQPVIEKMGINQEIKGSGYGAAGTRNIAACIGNKVCPKAQYNTTNFAKRIEQAIFPHDLHFKVALTGCPNDCIKARMHDFGIIGTCLPEYEMDRCVNCGACVKKCKRMSVGALREENNKIIRNEEKCIGCGECVLNCPMSAWTRSPKKYYKLMLLGRTGKKNPRLAEDWLKWVDEDSIVKIIQNTYQYVKEYIDPKAPGGKEHIGYIVDRTGFQEFRKWALKDVNLPEETVENKNIYWSGPNYCSF from the coding sequence ATGCTGCGAGATATAAATACTAAAAAAGTAATGAAAAATGCTTATCGAATTACAAAACATAAATACAAAACAGCCCTTAGAGTGAGAGTTCCAGGTGGATTGATTGACCCTGATAGCTTAATGATAATTTCTAAAATCTCAACTGAATATGGAGATGGGCAAATCCATATCACAACACGACAAGGTTTTGAAATCTTAGGAATTGATATGGAAAATATGCCGGAAGTCAATCAACTCATCCAACCGGTCATTGAAAAAATGGGAATCAATCAAGAAATAAAAGGTAGCGGTTATGGAGCAGCTGGTACTAGAAATATTGCTGCTTGTATTGGAAATAAAGTTTGTCCAAAAGCTCAATATAACACTACCAATTTCGCTAAAAGAATAGAACAAGCTATTTTTCCTCATGACTTACACTTTAAAGTCGCTTTAACAGGTTGTCCAAACGATTGCATTAAAGCTAGAATGCATGATTTTGGTATTATCGGAACTTGTTTACCGGAATATGAAATGGATCGTTGCGTCAACTGTGGAGCCTGTGTAAAAAAATGTAAAAGAATGTCCGTAGGAGCTCTACGAGAAGAAAATAATAAAATTATTCGTAACGAAGAAAAATGTATCGGATGTGGAGAATGTGTTTTAAACTGTCCAATGTCCGCTTGGACAAGAAGTCCTAAAAAATATTATAAACTAATGTTATTAGGACGTACCGGAAAGAAAAACCCTCGTTTAGCAGAAGATTGGTTAAAATGGGTCGATGAAGATAGTATTGTCAAAATTATACAAAATACCTATCAGTATGTAAAAGAATATATTGATCCAAAAGCTCCGGGTGGAAAAGAACATATTGGATATATTGTAGATAGAACCGGTTTCCAAGAGTTTAGAAAGTGGGCTTTAAAAGATGTTAATCTACCGGAAGAAACGGTTGAAAATAAAAATATTTATTGGAGTGGTCCAAATTATTGTTCTTTCTAG
- a CDS encoding formate/nitrite transporter family protein: MYDEVIGKLTEAAKKKVNLLNSSTFKYLVSSAFAGAFIGIGILLIFTIGGYMGGEPSVKVVMGLSFSVALSLVIFSGTDLFTGNNLVMTVGVLNKGVKTSDLIRVWIVSYIGNLLGAILLSFLFVNSGLVDKGPVMEFFQKMALAKANPDAISLIFRGILCNIMVCLAVFLSFKVQDETTKIILIIMCLFVFITVGFEHSIANMTVYAVGLFSSSMTEVTLGQAIYNLATVTLGNIIGGAFFIGCGVFSLRSKS; encoded by the coding sequence ATGTACGATGAAGTAATTGGAAAACTGACTGAAGCAGCAAAGAAAAAGGTAAATTTATTGAACAGTAGCACTTTTAAATACCTAGTGTCCTCTGCGTTTGCCGGAGCCTTTATTGGAATTGGAATTTTATTAATTTTCACTATTGGAGGATACATGGGTGGAGAGCCATCGGTAAAGGTAGTAATGGGACTTTCCTTCTCTGTTGCTTTAAGTCTGGTTATTTTTTCTGGAACAGATTTATTTACAGGAAACAATTTAGTTATGACTGTTGGAGTTTTAAATAAAGGAGTAAAAACATCTGACTTGATAAGAGTTTGGATTGTTTCTTATATCGGAAATTTACTAGGAGCTATTCTTTTAAGTTTTCTCTTTGTAAACTCCGGTCTCGTAGATAAAGGACCTGTTATGGAATTTTTCCAAAAGATGGCTTTAGCAAAAGCAAATCCTGATGCTATCTCTCTTATTTTTAGAGGCATTTTATGTAATATTATGGTTTGCTTAGCAGTCTTTCTATCTTTTAAGGTACAAGATGAAACGACTAAAATCATTTTAATCATTATGTGTCTATTCGTATTCATTACTGTAGGCTTTGAACATAGTATCGCAAATATGACAGTATATGCTGTAGGGTTATTTTCTTCTTCTATGACAGAAGTGACTCTTGGGCAAGCTATTTATAACTTAGCTACCGTTACCTTAGGAAATATTATTGGAGGAGCCTTTTTTATCGGTTGTGGAGTCTTCTCTTTACGAAGTAAGTCTTAA
- a CDS encoding DUF340 domain-containing protein encodes MARNMTNVKESLAGLCITAFITLIGNFFATKISPIEALPGILILVAIAIIGITLAEILPIKIPAVAYVVTLSTILTIPGFPMAELLSAQTGKINFLALCTPILAYAGIYTGKNLEGLKKTGWRIFVLAIFVMLGTYLGSAIIAQVILKMLGQI; translated from the coding sequence ATGGCAAGAAACATGACAAACGTGAAAGAATCCTTAGCGGGTTTATGTATCACTGCTTTTATTACTTTAATTGGAAACTTTTTTGCAACGAAAATTTCACCGATAGAAGCATTGCCAGGAATTTTAATTTTAGTCGCAATTGCGATTATAGGAATTACACTAGCAGAAATTTTACCAATTAAAATCCCGGCAGTAGCCTATGTGGTAACTTTGTCTACTATTTTAACCATTCCAGGATTTCCAATGGCAGAGTTGTTGTCTGCTCAAACTGGAAAAATTAATTTCTTAGCTTTATGTACTCCTATTTTAGCTTATGCCGGAATTTACACCGGAAAGAATTTAGAAGGCTTGAAAAAAACTGGATGGAGAATTTTTGTGTTAGCTATTTTTGTTATGTTAGGAACTTATTTGGGATCTGCTATCATCGCTCAAGTGATTCTAAAAATGTTAGGACAAATTTAA
- a CDS encoding DUF3100 domain-containing protein, translating to MRNIKLHILALILVVIAEWIGVFKFQLGKGIIALFPMLYALIFGIVAKFVKASSEKDMKDAGSLVGITLMLLMAKYGTTIGPTLPKIISASPALILQELGNIGTVLLGVPVAIALGLHREAIGGAHSIAREPNIAVIADRFGLDSEEGEGVLGVYIVGTVFGTIFIGLLASLLASYTPLHPYSLAMASGVGSASMMTASVGALSTLYPDMAETLAAFGATSNMLSGLDGVYMSIWISLPLAEWLYKKLQKREVK from the coding sequence ATTCGGAATATAAAATTACATATATTGGCTTTGATTTTAGTGGTAATAGCAGAATGGATAGGGGTTTTTAAATTTCAATTAGGAAAAGGAATTATTGCTTTATTTCCCATGTTGTATGCTTTGATTTTTGGGATTGTAGCAAAATTTGTAAAAGCTTCCAGTGAAAAAGATATGAAGGATGCCGGTTCTTTAGTTGGGATTACTCTTATGTTATTGATGGCAAAATATGGAACTACCATAGGACCTACGTTACCTAAGATTATTTCTGCAAGTCCTGCTCTTATTTTACAAGAACTTGGAAATATAGGGACTGTTTTATTAGGAGTACCTGTTGCGATTGCTTTAGGATTGCATCGAGAAGCAATTGGAGGTGCTCATTCCATTGCAAGAGAACCCAATATAGCAGTTATTGCAGATCGATTTGGATTAGATTCTGAAGAGGGAGAAGGAGTATTAGGAGTTTATATTGTGGGAACTGTATTTGGAACTATTTTTATAGGATTATTAGCAAGTTTATTAGCTTCTTATACACCTTTGCATCCATACTCTTTGGCAATGGCATCCGGAGTAGGGTCGGCAAGTATGATGACAGCTTCGGTAGGAGCTTTATCTACTTTATATCCAGATATGGCAGAGACTTTAGCTGCTTTTGGAGCAACCAGTAATATGCTATCTGGTTTAGATGGAGTCTATATGTCTATTTGGATTTCGTTACCTTTAGCCGAATGGCTTTATAAGAAATTACAAAAAAGAGAGGTGAAATAA
- a CDS encoding M20 metallopeptidase family protein: MEVMEEVKLIHSDMIRWRRDLHQIPELNLELPKTVKYVTKELDKMGIVYTTLVNGNAVVAVIRGEKGEGKTIGLRADMDALPIPEETGLEFASKNGCMHACGHDGHTAMLLGAAKYFSTHRKEFRGNVKLLFQPGEEYPGGALPMIEEGAMENPHVDAVMGLHEGIISEEVPVGSIGYRDSCMMASMDRFLIKIIGKGCHGAYPQMGVDPILLASEVVLALQGIVSREIKATEPAIVSVCRIQGGYCQNIIPDVVELEGTVRATNESTRKFLAERIESIVKNITAAARGSYELEYDFKYPVVMNDKKFTQEFLKSARKVLKEEQIYQMEAPVLGGEDMAYFLQKAPGTFFFLSNPKRYADGTIYPHHNPKFDIDEECFVLGAALFVQTALDFLNKEEE, translated from the coding sequence ATGGAAGTAATGGAAGAAGTAAAGTTGATTCATTCTGATATGATTCGATGGAGAAGGGATTTGCATCAGATACCGGAATTAAATTTAGAGCTTCCCAAAACAGTGAAGTATGTAACAAAAGAATTGGACAAGATGGGTATAGTTTATACTACTCTTGTCAATGGAAATGCAGTGGTAGCTGTTATTCGAGGAGAAAAAGGAGAGGGAAAAACGATTGGTTTACGAGCAGATATGGATGCTCTTCCTATTCCAGAAGAAACGGGCTTAGAATTTGCTTCTAAAAATGGTTGCATGCATGCCTGTGGACATGATGGACACACTGCAATGTTATTAGGAGCAGCAAAGTATTTCTCGACTCATCGAAAGGAATTTCGTGGCAATGTAAAATTGTTATTTCAACCGGGAGAAGAATATCCGGGAGGGGCTCTGCCAATGATAGAAGAAGGAGCTATGGAAAATCCTCATGTCGATGCTGTGATGGGATTACATGAAGGAATTATTAGTGAGGAAGTGCCGGTAGGAAGTATTGGTTATCGAGATTCTTGTATGATGGCATCCATGGATAGATTTTTAATAAAAATTATTGGAAAAGGTTGTCATGGAGCATATCCACAAATGGGAGTGGATCCTATCTTATTAGCAAGTGAAGTTGTTCTTGCTTTACAAGGGATTGTAAGTCGAGAAATTAAGGCAACAGAACCTGCCATAGTTTCTGTTTGTCGTATTCAAGGAGGATATTGTCAAAATATTATTCCTGATGTAGTAGAATTAGAAGGAACTGTTCGAGCTACCAATGAAAGTACAAGAAAGTTTCTAGCGGAGAGAATTGAAAGTATTGTAAAAAATATAACAGCAGCAGCTAGGGGAAGTTATGAGCTGGAATATGATTTTAAATATCCTGTAGTGATGAATGATAAAAAATTTACACAAGAATTTTTGAAGTCTGCTCGGAAAGTCTTAAAAGAAGAACAAATTTATCAAATGGAGGCACCAGTATTAGGCGGAGAGGATATGGCATATTTCTTACAAAAAGCTCCGGGAACCTTTTTCTTTTTATCCAATCCGAAACGATATGCAGATGGAACGATTTACCCTCACCACAATCCAAAATTTGATATAGATGAAGAGTGTTTTGTTCTAGGAGCAGCTCTTTTTGTCCAAACAGCTTTAGATTTTTTAAATAAGGAGGAAGAATAA
- the hpf gene encoding ribosome hibernation-promoting factor, HPF/YfiA family, whose amino-acid sequence MKLSIQGKRLELTDAIKAYAERKFEKVEKFHDGILEINVTLSAVKLKTGNYHSAEVLAYLSGKTLKATSTEEDLYFAIDQAADALEIQLKKHKDKNKRANSQKRGKSWKFDPESGVVTNQEERRMVKVLLPKKPMSMEEALLQLEVLEKQFFAFKSLETGKMSIVYKRKDGDYGYIVEEA is encoded by the coding sequence ATGAAATTATCAATTCAAGGAAAACGATTAGAATTAACAGATGCAATCAAAGCTTATGCAGAACGAAAGTTTGAAAAAGTAGAGAAGTTTCATGATGGAATTTTAGAAATCAATGTTACCTTATCTGCCGTGAAATTAAAGACAGGAAATTATCACAGTGCAGAAGTATTAGCTTATTTAAGTGGAAAAACCTTAAAAGCAACTTCAACAGAAGAAGATTTATATTTTGCAATTGATCAGGCAGCAGATGCTTTAGAGATTCAATTAAAAAAACATAAAGATAAAAATAAAAGAGCAAATTCTCAAAAGAGAGGAAAAAGTTGGAAGTTTGATCCAGAAAGTGGTGTAGTGACAAATCAAGAAGAAAGAAGAATGGTAAAAGTTTTGTTACCTAAGAAACCAATGAGTATGGAGGAAGCTTTATTACAATTAGAAGTCTTAGAGAAACAATTCTTTGCTTTTAAGTCTTTGGAAACTGGTAAAATGTCTATTGTCTACAAACGAAAAGACGGAGATTATGGATATATTGTAGAGGAAGCATAG
- a CDS encoding ABC transporter ATP-binding protein → MNKFILELKHLEKYYQETGTKLHIIRDLSFNIEKGEFVTILGRSGSGKSTLLNLIGLLDRADAGEIILGGKLLSSMNEIEKNKLRNEFLGFVFQFHYLLPEFTALENVMLPAMLAKKLKKEEIEKRAIELLISVGLGERLQHKPNQLSGGEKQRVAIARALINQPKLLLADEPTGNLDEETSETIFKIFKEINEKYGQTIIVVTHSRELAKISSRQIYLKKGMLEEI, encoded by the coding sequence ATGAATAAGTTTATTTTAGAATTAAAGCATTTGGAAAAATATTATCAGGAAACAGGAACAAAATTACACATTATTCGTGATTTGAGTTTTAATATTGAAAAAGGAGAATTTGTAACGATTTTAGGAAGATCAGGATCTGGGAAATCGACTCTTTTGAATTTGATTGGTCTTTTAGACAGGGCAGATGCAGGAGAAATTATTTTAGGTGGAAAGCTTTTATCTTCTATGAATGAAATAGAAAAAAATAAACTTCGTAACGAATTTTTAGGCTTTGTTTTCCAGTTTCATTATTTGTTACCAGAATTTACAGCTCTTGAAAATGTGATGTTACCGGCAATGTTGGCAAAGAAACTAAAAAAGGAAGAAATTGAAAAAAGGGCGATTGAATTATTAATTTCCGTAGGCTTAGGAGAACGTTTGCAACATAAACCAAATCAATTATCAGGGGGAGAAAAACAACGAGTTGCGATTGCAAGGGCACTTATTAACCAACCAAAATTATTATTAGCTGATGAGCCGACAGGAAATTTGGATGAAGAAACGAGTGAAACGATTTTTAAGATTTTTAAAGAAATCAATGAAAAATATGGACAAACCATTATAGTAGTAACACATTCTAGAGAATTAGCAAAGATTTCTTCTCGCCAAATTTACTTGAAAAAAGGAATGTTGGAAGAAATTTAA
- a CDS encoding ABC transporter permease — translation MIEFFIAKKHIVERKKQSFISMLGVFIGVTVLTVSIGISNGLDKNMIQSILSLTSHILVSDSTNQEIVDYEELSEKINQIKGVKGSIPMISTQAIIKYHGVFGNYTSGVKVEAYDLEKAEKALELSSMIKEGKIDIEKKNGIYVGKELADSTGMKIGDEITMVSAENTEIPLQIAGVFQSGFYDYDVNLVLLPLEMAQYMSYRGQVVDKINVRLQNPYDAPRVADEISQNLSMMTMTWGNMNRNLLSALSLEKTVMILVFSLIVIIAGFVVWVTLNTLVREKVKDIGILRSMGFSQKNIMGIFLIQGLILGVVGIILGICVSLGILWYLKNYSLAFITSIYYLTKIPIEISGKEIAVIVGANLGIIFISSIFPAYRASKMESVEALRHE, via the coding sequence ATGATAGAATTTTTTATTGCAAAAAAACATATTGTGGAACGCAAAAAACAGAGTTTCATCTCTATGTTGGGAGTTTTTATCGGTGTAACCGTATTGACCGTTTCCATAGGGATTTCAAATGGATTGGATAAAAATATGATACAAAGTATTTTATCTTTGACAAGTCATATTCTAGTGAGTGATAGTACGAATCAAGAGATTGTAGACTATGAAGAACTATCAGAAAAAATCAATCAGATAAAAGGAGTAAAAGGAAGTATTCCTATGATTTCCACGCAAGCTATTATCAAATATCATGGAGTGTTTGGAAATTATACTTCCGGAGTCAAGGTAGAAGCCTATGATTTAGAAAAAGCGGAGAAAGCTTTAGAGTTATCTTCTATGATCAAAGAAGGAAAGATCGATATTGAGAAAAAAAATGGAATTTATGTAGGAAAGGAATTAGCTGATTCGACAGGAATGAAAATTGGAGATGAAATTACGATGGTTTCAGCAGAAAATACAGAAATTCCATTACAAATTGCAGGAGTATTTCAAAGCGGTTTTTATGATTATGATGTAAACTTAGTCTTGCTTCCTTTGGAAATGGCACAATATATGTCCTACCGTGGACAAGTAGTGGATAAGATCAATGTACGCTTACAAAACCCTTATGATGCTCCAAGAGTAGCGGATGAAATTTCTCAGAATTTATCTATGATGACAATGACATGGGGGAATATGAATCGTAATTTATTATCTGCTCTTTCCTTAGAAAAAACAGTGATGATTTTGGTATTTTCTTTGATTGTTATTATTGCAGGTTTTGTAGTTTGGGTTACCTTAAATACTTTAGTAAGAGAAAAAGTAAAAGATATAGGGATTCTTCGTTCTATGGGATTTTCTCAAAAAAATATTATGGGAATTTTTTTGATTCAAGGATTGATTTTGGGAGTTGTAGGAATCATATTAGGAATTTGTGTTTCTTTGGGTATTTTATGGTATTTAAAAAATTACAGTTTAGCTTTTATCACGTCTATTTATTATTTAACAAAAATTCCCATTGAAATTTCCGGAAAAGAAATTGCTGTTATTGTAGGAGCTAATTTAGGCATTATTTTTATTTCTAGTATTTTTCCTGCTTATCGAGCATCAAAAATGGAAAGCGTGGAGGCATTAAGACATGAATAA
- the recQ gene encoding DNA helicase RecQ: protein MEKEAKRLLQEIYGYRDFRKGQKAILESVFQGREVLGILTTGGGKSICYQIPALLFEGLTLVISPLISLMKDQVDTLKMIGVKSAFLNSTLKKEEYRRLVGKIFRGEIKILYVAPERLCNESFISLMQKIKISLLAVDEAHCISQWGHDFRKSYLEIPTFLKKLRQKVQILALTATATPRVQEDILDKLHIPDAYIYQGSFNRKNLYFRVERRKVPEAYVADYLKKSQGESGIVYCSTRKSVDSMYSYLKEIRGYSVGKYHGGMEKEEREESQNNFLMDKIQVMVATNAFGMGIDKSNVRFVIHANLPGDLESYYQEAGRAGRDGGRAEAILLYQEEDISTQRFFIEKNEEIDEDFKREKLHKLDKMIEYAELESCYREFILSYFGEARVKNYCGFCGNCRKQTDVQDLSVEAQKVLSCIGRAKESIGQSTVTNILLGKADSKMKLKGLDRLSTFGIMEKKEIPWLEDFIHYLLSEGYISQTAGSFPVLKLNTQSWDILQNRRKVLRKEEEEVRFSMQRNPLFRKLLRLRLEISEREKVAPYIIFSDLTLWEFAQFRPKTKYEMMKIQGVGNQKFTHYGEEFLHCILEEEELR, encoded by the coding sequence ATGGAAAAAGAAGCAAAAAGATTGTTACAAGAAATATATGGATACAGAGATTTTAGAAAAGGTCAGAAAGCAATTTTAGAATCCGTTTTTCAGGGAAGAGAAGTTTTAGGAATCTTAACAACAGGTGGAGGTAAGTCAATCTGTTATCAAATTCCGGCTCTTTTATTTGAAGGATTGACTTTAGTCATATCTCCCTTGATTTCTTTGATGAAGGATCAAGTGGATACTTTAAAAATGATAGGGGTAAAATCAGCTTTTTTAAATTCAACTTTAAAGAAAGAAGAGTATCGGCGATTAGTCGGAAAAATTTTTCGAGGAGAAATTAAAATCCTCTATGTCGCTCCTGAAAGACTTTGTAATGAAAGTTTTATTTCCCTCATGCAAAAGATAAAAATTTCTTTGTTAGCAGTTGATGAGGCTCACTGTATTTCTCAATGGGGGCATGATTTTCGAAAGTCTTATTTGGAGATTCCTACTTTTTTAAAAAAATTAAGACAAAAAGTACAAATTTTAGCTTTGACAGCTACAGCAACTCCTAGAGTACAAGAAGATATTTTAGATAAGTTACATATTCCTGATGCTTATATTTATCAGGGAAGTTTTAATCGAAAAAACTTATATTTTCGTGTGGAGAGACGAAAAGTTCCCGAAGCTTATGTAGCAGATTACTTAAAAAAATCTCAGGGAGAGTCCGGAATTGTGTATTGTTCTACTAGAAAATCAGTAGATAGTATGTATAGTTATTTAAAAGAAATCCGAGGATATTCTGTCGGAAAATACCATGGTGGAATGGAAAAGGAAGAAAGAGAAGAAAGTCAAAATAATTTTTTAATGGATAAGATACAGGTGATGGTGGCAACCAATGCTTTTGGAATGGGAATTGATAAGTCCAATGTTCGTTTTGTGATACATGCAAATTTACCGGGAGATTTGGAAAGTTATTACCAAGAAGCAGGAAGAGCAGGAAGAGATGGAGGAAGAGCAGAAGCGATTTTGTTGTATCAGGAAGAAGATATTTCCACACAGAGATTTTTTATCGAAAAAAATGAGGAAATTGATGAAGATTTTAAAAGAGAAAAATTACATAAATTAGATAAGATGATAGAATATGCGGAATTGGAATCTTGCTATCGAGAATTTATTTTGTCCTATTTTGGAGAAGCAAGAGTTAAAAATTATTGTGGTTTTTGTGGGAATTGTAGAAAACAAACAGATGTACAGGATTTGAGTGTGGAGGCACAAAAAGTTCTTTCTTGCATTGGAAGAGCAAAAGAAAGTATTGGACAATCGACAGTAACGAATATTTTATTGGGAAAAGCCGATAGTAAGATGAAGTTGAAAGGGTTAGACCGATTATCAACTTTTGGAATTATGGAGAAAAAAGAAATTCCTTGGTTGGAGGACTTTATCCATTATTTATTATCCGAAGGGTATATTTCTCAAACAGCAGGAAGTTTTCCTGTCTTAAAATTAAATACACAGAGTTGGGACATTTTACAAAATAGAAGAAAAGTTCTTAGAAAAGAAGAAGAAGAGGTACGCTTTTCAATGCAAAGAAATCCTTTATTTCGAAAATTACTTCGTTTGCGATTGGAAATTTCCGAAAGAGAGAAGGTGGCACCTTATATTATTTTTTCAGATTTAACCTTGTGGGAGTTTGCTCAATTTCGTCCTAAGACAAAATATGAGATGATGAAAATACAAGGAGTCGGAAATCAGAAATTCACTCATTATGGAGAGGAATTTTTACATTGTATTTTAGAAGAAGAGGAGTTAAGATGA
- a CDS encoding DNA-processing protein DprA → MEYTKREFLFLSWINTKEPFLHSTFLYRLIKQSILENKNLFRISEEELFQFICEEQLYTRKEYEKVLILIEDFFREEIQEEISNIETICKKEEIEMIPYGEENYPFPLKNIRNSPYVLYLKGKLPQTEILKKSVALVGSRDCSEEGKNFAKKVAQYLKKNKIYNISGLAKGIDSIGHLETLGQTGAILGQGLAREIYPRENQILASRILNMGGFLLSELPPLTPVSMEHLIARNRLQSALTSGIIIAESALQGGTLHTFRFAREQGKKIYVASLNQKFIQKYHKDIIILENISDFEKKKRENRQQKTLF, encoded by the coding sequence ATGGAATACACGAAAAGAGAATTTTTGTTTTTATCATGGATCAATACGAAAGAACCGTTTCTTCACTCCACTTTTTTGTATCGTTTGATAAAACAATCTATCTTAGAAAACAAGAATCTTTTCCGAATATCAGAGGAAGAGCTTTTTCAATTTATATGTGAAGAGCAGTTATATACTAGAAAAGAATATGAGAAAGTTCTTATATTAATCGAAGATTTTTTTCGTGAGGAAATACAAGAGGAAATTTCTAATATAGAAACTATCTGTAAAAAAGAAGAGATCGAAATGATTCCTTACGGCGAAGAAAACTATCCTTTCCCATTGAAGAACATAAGGAATTCTCCTTATGTCCTATATTTAAAAGGAAAACTTCCACAAACAGAAATTCTAAAAAAATCTGTTGCTCTTGTAGGAAGTAGAGATTGCAGTGAAGAAGGAAAAAATTTTGCAAAAAAAGTTGCTCAGTATTTAAAGAAGAACAAAATTTACAATATTAGTGGTTTAGCAAAAGGAATCGATAGTATAGGGCATTTAGAAACTTTAGGACAAACAGGAGCGATTTTGGGCCAAGGTTTGGCAAGGGAAATTTATCCAAGAGAAAATCAAATATTAGCTTCTCGAATCTTAAATATGGGAGGGTTTTTATTATCAGAACTACCTCCTTTGACTCCGGTTTCTATGGAACACTTGATTGCGAGAAATCGCTTGCAATCCGCTTTGACTTCCGGAATCATTATTGCGGAATCAGCATTGCAAGGAGGGACTCTCCATACTTTTCGTTTTGCAAGAGAGCAAGGGAAAAAAATTTATGTTGCATCTTTGAATCAGAAATTTATACAAAAATATCATAAGGACATCATTATTTTAGAAAATATATCTGATTTTGAAAAGAAAAAGAGAGAAAATAGGCAACAAAAAACGTTGTTTTAA